The DNA region CGCCGCTGGAAGAATTTGCGGTCAAATTTCTCCAATTGAACGCGACCGGCCGATCGTGTCGTCTGCCGGTCATCCGAATGACCTTACGTTATCAGGGGGAAAACCAATGATCCGCACCGTCACCTTCGCGCTGGCCTTCGGCGCGCTGGCCTTTTCGTTTACAGCCGCGAACGCGCAGGACTTCACCGCGGGGCAGCGCGCGGCGTGCAAGGGCGATTACGACCAGTTCTGCAAGGGCACGATGCCCGGCGGTGGCCGCGTGCTCGCCTGTCTCGCCAAAAACACCGACAAGCTGTCAGCCGCCTGCAAGAAGGTGGTCGCC from Pseudolabrys taiwanensis includes:
- a CDS encoding cysteine rich repeat-containing protein; protein product: MIRTVTFALAFGALAFSFTAANAQDFTAGQRAACKGDYDQFCKGTMPGGGRVLACLAKNTDKLSAACKKVVADAKK